The region ACTCGCCCCGAACACGCCGTACCACTACCGGGTGATTTCGGCGAACGTGAACGGCACGGCAACCTCCGGTGATTACACCTTCACAACACTCGGGCCGCCGACCATAACCAACGGACCCGTGGCAAGCACGACAGCGAGTTCCGCAACGATCACCTGGACTACAGACTGGCCTTCCAACGGAGTGGTCACCTACGGTCTGACATCCTCCTACGGCAGTCAGGCCTCAGACCTGAACACAAGTACGACCAGCCATTCCGTGACTATCACAGGGCTGACACCGACGACGCTCTACCACTACACGTGCAGTTCGACCAATGCCTACGGGACAGCGCAGACCGCGGACTTGACATTCAGCACGGCGGCCGTGTCCAGCGATATCATCGTTGACAACACCGATCCGGGTTGGACAAACACGTCCACCAACCCATCGAATACGTGGACCATCGCTTCGGTGGCCGGAGTTCCCAAGATCGGGACGAACTATCTCTATCGGAACGGTGACGGTTCGCTGTCGGAGATAGCTTCCACAAGGAAGTGCCGCTGGACCCCGAATATCCCAGCCGCCGGCACCTACGACGTATATGTGTTCTATCAGTTGGGCACCAACCGAAACGAGAGCGCGCCCTTCAAGGTATGCTACAGCGGTGGGGTCGTAACCAGCGTACAGAACCAGTATTCGACTCTCGCAAACCAAGGCGACTGGTTCCTTATCGGACAGGATCTGCCGTTCGCGGCCGGCACCGGCGGATACGTCGAGGTCACTACGATGTCCCTCGACACCAAGTTGGTGAGTGCAGACGCCGCCAAGTGGGTTCTGAAGTCAGCCGCGGACACAACTCCACCGATAATGACCTCGGTCGAGGACGAGAAGTACACGACTTCCACGACCAGCCTGAATGCTTCCTGGTCGGCGACCGAGCCCGACGGAACGATTGTCCGCTACGACTATGCGGTGGGATCGTTCCCGGGGCTTGCCGACCTCAAGGGCTGGACAAGCGCCGGCAACGCAACGTCCGCCACGATCGGCGGTCTGAACCTGGCCGTCGGGGGAACGTATTTTGTATCAGTACGAGCCGTCAACGACCAGCAACTCGTTTCGGACCCGGTCAACTCGGATGGAGTGACCGTAGCATATTCGGTCTCAAGCATCGCCGAAGCCAAGGGAATGCCCGATGGGACGCCGGTGGCGATACCCGTCACGAGTGTAAGCGAGAAGTTCGCAACGGCATTCTACATGCAGGGAGCCGACAGGGCGTCCGGCATCCGCGTCGAATCGAGCAACGCTCCCGGCAAGAACTACACAGTGCAGGTGTTCGGCCGACTTGCCCTGGTCAACAGATGCGAGAGAGCCCTTACAGACTGCAAGATAGTCGCCGGCAATATCGCCACGGCCGTCGAGCCGCTCTTCGTGCGGACTACGGCTGCGGGCGGACAGGCCTTCGGGTCCCACACTCCTGGGATGACCAGCGGGATCGGAGTGCACAACGTCGGTCTTCTGGTGTCCCTCGCCGGTAGAGTGACAGCATTGACGGCGGACGGGTTCTACCTGGATGACGGCGCAGGGCTCAAGGACGACTCGGGGAACAATGGTATCAAAGTCTGGACAGGCGCGCCGAACTCGGCGACTCTGAATCAGTACTACTTAGTGACCGGTGTCGTCTCGTGCCGAACCGGCACGGGCGATGCGATCTACGCTCAGATTCTGAGTGGTGATGTCCTTAGCCGCTAGAATATGAGCCTGACGCGACACTCCTGCTGAATGACAGAGGCAGGCGGTCATCGTACCGCCTGCCTTTTCCACGCCGGGTCGCAGTTTCCCATACCCGGTAATAATACCTGAATATCGCCAGCGTCCTTGACCGGATGGTGTATATCGCCTAGAATCTTTGTAGGACGTTGGCGGGAGACGGTTCATGCTGACCGTTGTCGTTCCATCCTGATAATCTCTCAAGGGGCAGAGGAAATGACCAGAACGAGTTCAGTGTTACAGATCATCGTAGTGTCCGCCGTATTAGCGCTCTGCTTGTCCGGAGCATCTACGGCTACGGCCGATGAGTACAGAGCATGGTGGGTTGACGCGTGGGGACCCGGCTTCCTCGACCAATCTCAGGTGGACAAGCTGCTGGGAGTCGTAGGCAGCGCCACGCAGAAGGGAGATATTCGAGAGGCCAACTGCAACATGGTGGTGGTGCAGGTGCGTCGGCGCTCCGATGTCTGCTATCCATCCGGAATGGGCGAGCCGTACTTCTCCGGCCTGAGCCCTGCCAACTTCAACGCGCTGCAGGCTATGATCAACGCCGCGCATGATACCACCGGCGGCAAGCAGCGCATCGAGGTCCACTGCTGGATCGTTCCGTTCCGAACGGCTGGAGGAGCGGTCTATGAGGCTCACAACGATCCGCCGACCGGCAGCCTGATAAATCTGGACAACTACTGGCCTACTCGTAACTCCTCGGGATCAGAGGTAGATGCCGGAGCCTTCGACCCAGGGCATCCGCTGTGCCTCGACTACCTCACCGACGTCTGCATGGACCTTGTGACCAACTTCGACATCGACGGCCTGCACTATGACTACATTCGTTTCCAAGGGAACACCGAAGGATACAACCCGACGAGTGTAGCCCGGTACAACGCACGCTACAATCTGACCGGTCAACCCGCATATACAAACGAGCAGTGGCAGCAATGGCGCCGAGATCAGGTGACGGCGCTAGTGCGGCGTGTCTATGCCAAGGTACAATCGGTCAAGCCCCAGGTCAAGATATCCGGATCCTTCGTCACCTGGAACCCCTCCCCCACGGCCTCGACCCGAGCCGCGTTTATGGCGACGCGTCCGTACTACGATGTCTATTCGGACTGGGACAGTTGGATGCAGGAAGGCATCGTGGACATGGGCATCCCCATGACCTACTACGATCTCGCTCTCCTTCCTGGCGACTATCTGCGGTGGATCAACTTCGAGAAGGATCGCAAGTTCAACCGGCATATGATTGTCGGAGTGGGCGTATACCATAACGTGGATGTCAACGATGCCATAGAGGAACTGCTGATGACACGTACGGCATCACCTGCCGGAAACTACGCTGACGGTTGGTGCGGCTATTCCTACCGCGCGCCCTGGACGGGCGGCACCTGGGATGCTTGGGAGCCTCTGCTCCTATCGGAGGTCACACCTGCGTGGGCCAGCATACCGAGCATGCCGTGGAAGACGAGCCCGGCTAAGGGACATGTCAGCGGCACAGTCACCTCTGCGGCGGACGGCAAGTGGGTAGACGGCGCGACCGTGACGATCGCAGGCCCCGATAGCAGATCTATGATATGCGACGGCACCGGCTTCTATGCCTTCATCGACCTGATGCCGGGAAGCTATACGGTTACCGCGAGCAAGTCCGGATATCCCAACGCCCAGTCTCTGGTGACGGTCGCTGTCGGTGAGGTGACGGGCAATATGTACGTCCGGAATCTGACTCTCGGCGACCAGCCCGTACCGCAGATTTCGAACGTGCAGGCTACAGGCGTCACCAACAATGCCGCCACAATCACCTGGACCACCAACCTCGTGTCCTCGAGCCAGGTCGAATACGGCACGACATCAGCATACGGTAGCTCGAGTTCCCTGGACATCACTCAGGTGACATCCCACTCCGTGGCGCTCACCGGGCTGAATCAGAGCACCCTCTATCACTACAGAGTGATCTCGGCCAATGCAAACGGATCCAGCACGTCAGCGGACTACACGTTTACCACCCTCGGTCCCCCGAGTATCATTGCCACGCCGATGGTCGCGACCACCGCAACGACCGCGACGATCGCGTGGACGACCAACGTGGCGAGCAGCGGACTGGTCAACTACGGCCTCACGTCCTCATACGGCAGCCAGGCGGCGGATTCAAACTCAAGCACAACCTCGCATGCCGTGACGGTAACCGGCCTCACGCCCTTGACGACATATCACTACCAATGTGTCAGCGCCAATACTTACGGAAGCGCGCAGACGATCGACGCCACCTTCATCACGGCCTCCACGACGGAGGACGTCATCA is a window of Armatimonadota bacterium DNA encoding:
- a CDS encoding fibronectin type III domain-containing protein; this translates as YATYPSDWTRWMNFIKDRQFNRQAIIGPGIYLNSLSNAILEIQQTRNASPAGKYAAGFCGYSYRVPYASGTWAGFSPTLVSQVTPTWDDVPDMPWKSSPTKGHISGTVTYASNGKWVDGATVSITGPESRTMLTDGTGFYAFIDLTPGTYTVTASKSGYPSSVRSVVVALGSVTGNMYVTDLSLGETPVPVISNVQATGLTSAAATITWTTNLASSSRVEYGTTIAYGSMTPLDGTPVTSHSVALSGLAPNTPYHYRVISANVNGTATSGDYTFTTLGPPTITNGPVASTTASSATITWTTDWPSNGVVTYGLTSSYGSQASDLNTSTTSHSVTITGLTPTTLYHYTCSSTNAYGTAQTADLTFSTAAVSSDIIVDNTDPGWTNTSTNPSNTWTIASVAGVPKIGTNYLYRNGDGSLSEIASTRKCRWTPNIPAAGTYDVYVFYQLGTNRNESAPFKVCYSGGVVTSVQNQYSTLANQGDWFLIGQDLPFAAGTGGYVEVTTMSLDTKLVSADAAKWVLKSAADTTPPIMTSVEDEKYTTSTTSLNASWSATEPDGTIVRYDYAVGSFPGLADLKGWTSAGNATSATIGGLNLAVGGTYFVSVRAVNDQQLVSDPVNSDGVTVAYSVSSIAEAKGMPDGTPVAIPVTSVSEKFATAFYMQGADRASGIRVESSNAPGKNYTVQVFGRLALVNRCERALTDCKIVAGNIATAVEPLFVRTTAAGGQAFGSHTPGMTSGIGVHNVGLLVSLAGRVTALTADGFYLDDGAGLKDDSGNNGIKVWTGAPNSATLNQYYLVTGVVSCRTGTGDAIYAQILSGDVLSR
- a CDS encoding family 10 glycosylhydrolase, which translates into the protein MTRTSSVLQIIVVSAVLALCLSGASTATADEYRAWWVDAWGPGFLDQSQVDKLLGVVGSATQKGDIREANCNMVVVQVRRRSDVCYPSGMGEPYFSGLSPANFNALQAMINAAHDTTGGKQRIEVHCWIVPFRTAGGAVYEAHNDPPTGSLINLDNYWPTRNSSGSEVDAGAFDPGHPLCLDYLTDVCMDLVTNFDIDGLHYDYIRFQGNTEGYNPTSVARYNARYNLTGQPAYTNEQWQQWRRDQVTALVRRVYAKVQSVKPQVKISGSFVTWNPSPTASTRAAFMATRPYYDVYSDWDSWMQEGIVDMGIPMTYYDLALLPGDYLRWINFEKDRKFNRHMIVGVGVYHNVDVNDAIEELLMTRTASPAGNYADGWCGYSYRAPWTGGTWDAWEPLLLSEVTPAWASIPSMPWKTSPAKGHVSGTVTSAADGKWVDGATVTIAGPDSRSMICDGTGFYAFIDLMPGSYTVTASKSGYPNAQSLVTVAVGEVTGNMYVRNLTLGDQPVPQISNVQATGVTNNAATITWTTNLVSSSQVEYGTTSAYGSSSSLDITQVTSHSVALTGLNQSTLYHYRVISANANGSSTSADYTFTTLGPPSIIATPMVATTATTATIAWTTNVASSGLVNYGLTSSYGSQAADSNSSTTSHAVTVTGLTPLTTYHYQCVSANTYGSAQTIDATFITASTTEDVIIDNLDPGWTNTSPGGNAWSVGSVAEVPKIGTNYLYRAGDGSLTESSVTRKCRWTPNLAVAGYYDVYAFYQKGTNRNNAAPYTTYYHNGSVTSFQDQYSVTPNQGGWFLIGQHLPFQAGTSGYVELTTLSLDTRYVSADAVKWVFKGSADSTAPVMTSVSDDLYTTSTTVLEASWAAAEPESGIARYDYAVGTSPGSVNVKSWTSSGTATSATITGLVLTVGSTYYISVRAVNDFGLVSNPMSSSGVTVAYAVSSIAEAKGLPNNTPVSIPTASVSSKFAAAFYMQDCSRASGIRVESAVGPAPNYTVQVSGRIRLVNACERALVFCKIVPGVIGDTVEPLMMNHRWVGGSPFGSYAPGMAGAAGLNNVGLLVSVAGKVTAVLPDGFYLDDGSRLRDDTANSGVKIWTGAGDSAVLGRYSVVTGVVSCRVGSDYGIYPQIMARDLQSH